A DNA window from Anastrepha ludens isolate Willacy chromosome 6, idAnaLude1.1, whole genome shotgun sequence contains the following coding sequences:
- the LOC128865829 gene encoding activator of 90 kDa heat shock protein ATPase homolog 1: MAKWGEGDPRWIVEERPDATNVNNWHWTEKNATPWSKERLTQLLNGLKIEKDEVKCVVDTVDDCSGEATVNNRKGKLIFFYEWKLVLKWTGILLKNSKLEHKGKITIPNLSEEMDIDDIEITITIDESNDESENLKQFMYNIGRDVVRKQLECYIKELKEEYSKNLILPKKGEENSVITPKAKQPGSSIATETKLKNAANPAKANDTVAGSIGCKLDVRTLKMTEEFNCNANDLYNALTKAEMVTAFTRAPAKVDSSRGGEFVLYGGNVHGKFEELVPEKRIKQSWRLKNWPSGHYSEVVIELEETKNNTQMKLLQTGIPASEFDAMRANWHRYYWHSIKQTFGFGLSISDIW; this comes from the exons ATGGCAAAGTGGGGTGAAGGTGATCCACGTTGGATTGTTGAGGAACGCCCTGATGCAACAAATGTCAACAATTGGCATTGGACTGAAAAAAATGCAACGCCATGGTCCAAGGAACGTTTGACACAATTATTGAATGGTCTCAAAATTG AGAAAGATGAGGTCAAATGCGTTGTTGATACGGTTGATGATTGTAGCGGTGAGGCTACGGTTAACAACCGCAAAGGGAAACTTATATTTTTCTACGAATGGAAGTTGGTGCTTAAGTGGACGGGGATATTAttgaaaaatagtaaattagAACACAAGGGAAAAATTACTATACCGAATTTGTCCGAGGAGATGGACATCGATGACATTGagattaccattaccattgaTGAGTCTAACGATGAGTCGGAAAACTTGAAACAATTCATGTACAATATTGGGCGTGACGTCGTACGAAAGCAATTAGAGTGCTATATTAAAGAGTTGAAAGAGGAGTACtcgaaaaatttaatacttCCGAAGAAAGGTGAAGAAAACAGTGTTATCACACCAAAGGCTAAACAACCTGGATCTAGCATCGCAAcagaaactaaattaaaaaacgcTGCGAATCCAGCGAAAGCCAATGATACGGTTGCTGGTAGCATTGGTTGTAAATTGGACGTAAGGACGCTAAAAATGACTGAAGAGTTCAATTGTAATGCAAACGATTTATACAATGCGCTAACAAAAGCGGAAATGGTAACTGCTTTTACACGCGCACCGGCTAAAGTAGACTCCTCGCGTGGTGGCGA ATTTGTTTTGTATGGCGGTAATGTGCATGGTAAATTTGAAGAGCTGGTGCCggaaaaaagaataaaacaatCTTGGCGACTTAAAAACTGGCCTTCAGGACACTATTCCGAAGTTGTGATAGAATTGGAGGAGACG AAAAACAACACGCAAATGAAACTGCTGCAAACAGGCATTCCTGCATCTGAATTTGATGCTATGCGCGCCAACTGGCACCGATATTACTGGCATAGTATTAAGCAAACATTCGGGTTTGGATTATCTATTTCGGATATATGGTAA
- the LOC128866330 gene encoding ankyrin repeat domain-containing protein 11, giving the protein MLPNTISQDRGKDWTSLHEAAANGNEEMIKTLLAGNSDTAAKEAKLGNTPLHEVASRGFSRSVKLLCTPKVTTKPTSKSKQKNEPAKQNRGTAQNPMLSIQNFAGFTALHLAAQNGHNQSCRELLLAGANPDVENYYGDTALHTACRYGHAGAARILISAFCDVNKKNLNGDTPLHITSAMGRHKLSRILLEAECEINSRNSQCETPRDIAIRKGFGKILDILDNPHRIRNKKSKPPAGEEDKTKAGPCTAKSHSNEVSWSPYGCHYFPDMRAFPSPKLETLPKEPLKRGEQYYLDLAGHIRKGPIGIGNICYCGPFFKHIEDKINSNKRHLRKYVHNAKEHLDDKVQALAARTNHQIEKLTRTMIADRVECENRRIYLENYLKRGDPLRLTTDVISKGKEAREMLDTLKRCRSLEFLEKVDMLESKMANSRSFDLLDANANEASGLLHRDEVKCCPHSTDMQNQLSEDSNNEFYDVSKRLGSLLAKTSTFLKVPAHNEQDYEQSPEKLKTPALDIDTGDGALCARVQNMHLSPSNSEASNVTPAQMSSETGVVSSPDYNCNFQLTHAAAKRKAIAAMPEEETTASSTASPLDRQHRDKPITERQLEYLYDIQKRGSVIQNVISALRKSHQRADTLADVKTRNESEYTQEDKLRYKDELFQVHRLAESDSKEEAMLKEIGLPLENTIGREPHNLVKKSAFELKNYTDYTDIPNLQTQRGLLTTPAYIKQGTPVTHYQNSSYTESHPGEECLDSLEIVQQQPQLESAHGSPVYAQQIFEGKPAVARGSTPSHATDSPDSQNYVFQTNYWPERYVPKDAYFHDLSQRKCRMAPPSAVQATTTVDEISGYTNALPKFNVANAVKSIENLNGQVQANTYIRDPTVRSSINSKSHLVPVAIKTSQSLVPGRVHSSQSGCAECTDAVCSENCAYSEQVGTVRGAQAQQMNHVEGQRVSHATEAGTFGMSTQPTGLSETGIVTKAAVHNGGHYGYSRDETGALGAKTRLPATGYYASNVSSLV; this is encoded by the exons ATGTTGCCAAATACAATTAGTCAG GATCGCGGCAAGGATTGGACCAGTCTCCACGAGGCGGCCGCTAATGGCAATGAAGAAATGATAAAGACGCTGCTTGCCGGGAATTCGGATACCGCTGCAAAGGAAGCCAAATTAGGAAACACACCATTACATGAAGTGGCGTCGCGCGGTTTCAGTCGCTCGGTGAAATTGCTTTGCACACCCAAAGTGACCACCAAACCGACCTCGAAGAGCAAGCAAAAGAATGAGCCAGCTAAACAAAATCGGGGGACTGCACAAAATCCAATGCTGAGCATACAGAATTTTGCCGGTTTCACTGCCTTACATTTAGCTGCACAAAATGGCCACAACCAGAGCTGTAGGGAATTACTTTTGGCTGGCGCCAATCCAGATGTTGAGAATTAT TATGGCGACACAGCTCTGCACACAGCCTGTCGATATGGGCATGCAGGCGCTGCACGCATACTCATTTCAGCCTTCTGCGATGTGAACAAGAAAAATCTCAATGGGGATACTCCGCTGCATATCACCAGTGCTATGGGTAGGCACAAATTGTCACGCATACTTTTGGAGGCGGAATGCGAAATTAATTCACGTAACTCACAATGTGAGACGCCGCGCGACATAGCGATACGTAAGGGCttcggaaaaatattagatattttAGATAATCCGCATCGCATACGTAATAAGAAAAGTAAACCGCCAGCGGGTGAGGAGGACAAAACGAAAGCTGGGCCATGTACAGCAAAGTCACATTCGAATGAGGTGAGTTGGTCACCTTATGGCTGTCATTATTTCCCCGATATGCGCGCTTTTCCATCACCCAAGCTGGAAACGTTACCCAAAGAGCCACTGAAGCGCGGTGAGCAGTACTATTTGGACCTCGCCGGACACATACGCAAGGGGCCGATCGGCATAGGAAATATCTGTTATTGTGGACCTTTCTTCAAGCATATCGAGGataaaatcaattcaaataagCGACATTTGCGAAAATACGTGCACAATGCCAAGGAGCATTTAGATGACAAAGTACAGGCGTTGGCAGCGCGCACAAACCATCAAATTGAGAAGCTGACACGCACCATGATCGCTGATCGTGTAGAATGCGAGAATAGACGTATTTACTTGGAGAACTACTTGAAACGTGGCGATCCTTTGCGGCTAACAACTGACGTCATCTCGAAGGGGAAAGAAGCAAGAGAAATGCTCGATACGTTGAAACGTTGTCGAAGTCTAGAGTTTCTCGAAAAGGTCGATATGTTGGAGAGTAAAATGGCGAACTCGCGAAGTTTCGATTTGCTCGACGCCAACGCAAACGAAGCAAGTGGTTTGCTTCACAGAGACGAAGTGAAATGTTGCCCACATTCCACGGATATGCAAAATCAATTAAGCGAAGATTCGAACAATGAGTTCTACGATGTGTCGAAGCGTTTGGGCAGCTTGCTTGCGAAGACTAGCACATTTTTGAAGGTACCTGCGCATAATGAACAAGACTACGAACAGTCGCCGGAAAAGTTAAAAACTCCTGCCCTGGATATAGATACAGGCGATGGAGCGCTTTGCGCGCGAGTGCAAAATATGCATTTGAGCCCGTCGAACAGCGAGGCATCTAATGTCACTCCAGCGCAAATGAGTTCCGAAACTGGCGTCGTCTCGAGCCCCGATTATAATTGCAATTTCCAGCTAACACATGCCGCAGCAAAACGCAAAGCGATTGCTGCAATGCCAGAAGAAGAGACAACAGCCTCGTCAACGGCGTCACCGCTCGATCGGCAACACAGAGATAAACCGATTACCGAACGACAGCTAGAGTATTTGTATGACATACAGAAGCGTGGCAGTGTCATACAGAATGTGATAAGCGCATTACGTAAGAGTCACCAAAGAGCCGATACCTTGGCGGATGTGAAGACGCGCAATGAATCGGAGTACACACAGGAGGATAAGCTGCGCTACAAAGATGAGCTATTTCAAGTGCATCGTTTGGCCGAAAGCGACAGTAAAGAAGAGGCGATGTTGAAAGAGATTGGGCTACCGCTTGAAAACACGATCGGCAGAGAACCACACAACCTCGTCAAGAAGTCGGcatttgagttgaaaaattataCCGATTATACCGATATTCCAAATTTGCAAACACAACGTGGCCTCTTGACAACGCCAGCGTACATCAAACAAGGCACACCTGTGACGCACTATCAGAATTCCTCGTACACTGAAAGTCATCCGGGCGAAGAATGCTTGGACTCTTTGGAGATCGTGCAACAGCAACCGCAACTTGAAAGTGCGCATGGCTCACCAGTGTATGCGCAACAAATTTTTGAAGGCAAGCCGGCGGTGGCGCGTGGCTCAACGCCCTCACATGCCACCGACTCACCAGATTCACAGAATTACGTATTCCAAACGAACTATTGGCCGGAACGATATGTGCCAAAAGATGCCTACTTTCACGACTTGTCGCAGCGCAAGTGTAGAATGGCACCACCAAGTGCCGtccaagcaacaacaacagtagaTGAGATTTCCGGCTATACGAATGCATTGCCAAAATTCAATGTCGCTAACGCCGTCAAAAGCATAGAAAATCTGAATGGCCAAGTACAAGCGAATACTTACATACGAGATCCCACAGTTAGGAGTAGCATAAATTCGAAATCCCACTTGGTGCCGGTAGCAATTAAGACAAGCCAAAGCCTGGTACCTGGTAGGGTCCATTCAAGTCAAAGCGGATGTGCGGAATGTACCGACGCGGTTTGCAGTGAAAATTGTGCTTACAGCGAACAGGTTGGCACGGTTAGAGGCGCACAGGCTCAACAAATGAATCATGTGGAGGGACAGCGCGTCTCGCATGCTACTGAAGCGGGCACTTTTGGAATGAGTACACAACCAACCGGCTTAAGTGAAACGGGCATCGTTACAAAAGCAGCAGTGCACAATGGCGGGCACTACGGCTACAGTCGAGACGAAACTGGTGCACTCGGCGCCAAGACCAGGTTACCTGCGACGGGTTACTATGCGAGCAATGTGTCTAGCTTGGTTTGA
- the LOC128866331 gene encoding neurotrimin yields the protein MTLSTARLIIAVAVLFAVARCDLMSSDNAAEEFAELRRDDLTRKVMENDTVLLPCDNHFTFQYVRWYKEDQLLADSRASTETPTPDRIRLWSNGSLQISQLQPADTGDYSCALKTDNNTEVEKMHSLIVQYPPTVMTEPEGNIELPIGAVFQVICEARGVPQPKLYWRWNGKLVDNQLVGNRLSIQIEVGSREQSGPIECVANNSVGDIAVAGMFLKVQFPPEVRVAQHVVYTKVGSRSDLECLVEAVPGSGVNWFHHGVPMTYDSRISRYETEMQPNGSNLQFNTVIKHTLAIKNVRDSDLGLYECRAENKLGFKSAAIDLTGRPMPCVFKINPGVQSSTSHILVWQTESLSPLMEFKLKFRQIPSASITPHTLDTDFKTDWTILTIPSELSAGPIHITTYTLHGLQPASVYEVVVFARNHFGWSESSKIVRFATGGEVELPNYSTEAELYSNEELSSAESKELPNEGSEISNEVYDSNTITSASASRWWFLNLASLAILTFLKLICL from the exons ATGACACTTTCAACCGCACGCCTTATCATCGCAGTTGCGGTTTTATTTGCGGTGGCAAGATGCGACTTGATGAGCTCAGATAATGCTGCAGAAGAATTCGCTGAGCTAAGACGCGACGATCTAACGAGAAAAGTTATGGAAAATGATACTGTGCTATTACCTTGTGACAATCATT TTACATTTCAATATGTCCGTTGGTATAAGGAGGACCAATTACTTGCCGATTCACGCGCCAGCACTGAAACACCAACACCTGATCGTATACGACTCTGGTCTAATGGTAGCCTGCAAATTTCCCAACTACAACCGGCAGATACTGGCGACTACAGTTGTGCGCTGAAAACCGACAACAACACAGAAGTCGAAAAAATGCATTCCCTAATCGTGCAATATCCGCCTACAGTAATGACCGAACCAGAAGGTAATATCGAATTACCAATCGGAGCTGTTTTTCAGGTGATCTGCGAAGCAAGAGGTGTGCCACAGCCCAAATTGTATTGGCGTTGGAATGGCAAATTGGTGGATAATCAACTAGTTGGCAATCGCCTGAGTATACAAATAGAGGTGGGTTCGCGCGAGCAATCTGGTCCAATTGAGTGTGTGGCTAATAATAGTGTAGGTGATATAGCTGTGGCTGGGATGTTTTTGAAGGTGCAGT ttccGCCCGAGGTGCGTGTGGCGCAACATGTTGTCTACACCAAAGTCGGCTCACGCAGCGATTTAGAATGTCTGGTCGAGGCTGTGCCGGGTTCTGGTGTGAACTGGTTTCATCATGGCGTGCCGATGACCTACGATTCCAGAATAAGCCGTTACGAAACCGAAATGCAACCGAATGGCTCCAATTTGCAATTCAACACTGTTATCAAGCATACATTGGCCATAAAAAATGTACGCGACTCTGATCTTGGGCTGTATGAGTGTCGCGCGGAGAATAAATTGGGTTTCAAGAGTGCAGCCATCGATTTGACTGGACGCCCAATGCCATGTGTTTTTAAAATCAATCCGGGCGTGCAGAGTTCAACTTCACACATTTTGGTGTGGCAAACGGAGAGTTTATCACCGTTAATGGAATTCAAATTGAAGTTTCGGCAAATTCCATCAG CAAGCATAACACCACATACTTTGGATACTGATTTCAAAACGGATTGGACCATATTGACTATACCATCTGAACTATCCGCCG GTCCTATTCATATAACCACTTATACCTTGCATGGCCTACAACCGGCCAGTGTCTATGAGGTCGTAGTGTTCGCCCGCAATCACTTTGGTTGGAGCGAGAGTAGTAAAATTGTGAGATTCGCAACAGGCGGCGAAG TTGAATTACCAAATTATTCAACTGAAGCGGAATTGTATAGCAACGAGGAATTATCGTCTGCCGAGAGCAAAGAGCTTCCGAATGAGGGCTCGGAGATTTCGAATGAAGTTTACGATAGCAACACGATTACATCGGCGTCGGCTAGCAGATGGTGGTTTTTGAACTTAGCGAGTTTagcaatattaacatttttaaaactaatctGTCTATga
- the LOC128866504 gene encoding tubulin-folding cofactor B, whose translation MEPLQINSGEDYVKVNISNSKSDNIALDLKFAKSLTVGQLKCKLEVITGGNAATMKLELYNGDRLVTSLPDDTTLVGALPIETGMRIHVIDNFNWIADVEKFELTDDQYETKQDTVRNFLKKNRMGKYNEEEARQKEEKLQRQKQLEQERAELCTIGARCQVTVPGNPVRRGTVRFKGPIDGKKGIFIGVEYDEPLGKNNGSVDGKSYFSCAPNYGGFVLPTAVEIGDFPAEDVGLEDDEI comes from the exons ATGGAGCCTTTGCAAATCAATAGTGGCGAGGATTATGTTAAAGTGAATATATCTAATTCCAAAAGTGATAACATTGCGTTGGACCTGAAATTTGCAAAAAGCCTCACAGTTGGTCAATTGAAG TGCAAATTGGAAGTTATCACAGGTGGCAATGCAGCTACCATGAAATTGGAATTGTATAATGGTGACCGATTGGTCACAAGTCTGCCTGATGACACCACCTTAGTGGGTGCGTTGCCAATAGAAACGGGTATGCGCATACATGTAATTGATAATTTCAACTGGATAGCAGATGTGGAGAAATTCGAGTTGACCGATGACCAATACGAAACTAAACAGGATACTGtacgtaattttttaaaaaagaatcgcATGGGCAAATATAACGAGGAGGAAGCTCGTCAAAAGGAAGAGAAATTGCAACGACAGAAACAGCTGGAGCAAGAACGCGCTGAGTTGTGTACCATCGGTGCGCGCTGTCAG GTCACAGTGCCAGGCAATCCAGTGCGCCGTGGAACAGTGAGATTTAAGGGACCAATCGATGGCAAGAAGGGCATTTTTATTGGCGTCGAGTATGACGAACCGCTTGGTAAAAATAATGGCAG CGTGGATGGCAAGAGTTACTTTAGTTGCGCTCCAAACTACGGCGGGTTCGTGCTACCAACCGCCGTTGAAATAGGAGACTTCCCTGCAGAAGATGTGGGTCTCGAGGATGATGAGATTTAA